Within the Girardinichthys multiradiatus isolate DD_20200921_A chromosome 12, DD_fGirMul_XY1, whole genome shotgun sequence genome, the region CAATCAGAGCTGATATTTTCAAATCTGTGTTTTAGTCAAAGAATACAGACtgcatttgttctgttttaaaccAAAGGGAGCTCTgggaaaactgaagaaaaaaccAGAACAGTAAGGCAACAATGAAACTGTGGGgtgatgtttttacttttaaagaaaaaaatctcttGACATTAGATTTTGACATTTATGCCAGTaatgtttttctattatttttgatTAGGGAATAGGATTAagcaattttatattttagcctCAATTTTGGTTCCAAACATCACAAAAACAATGTAATCAACCAAAAATGAtgattattaaaattgtttaaagaCAGCAAATATAGTTAAGTTTAGTTAATTACATTTGTATAATAAATTGATGATTTCAGTATTGagcaaaatatttacaatgatttttttttccataatcaAGCCACCATATCAGGAagacaaaaagataaaaagaaaaaggactatCATTAAGATTAAAAAGGCATAGATATAGTAGAATTACTGAGTTGTAGAGCTCCTCCAGGCGGTCCACAGTGAGGAAGCGGCTCATTGTCATGCCGTTGTCAATCAGCAATTTCACAAAACTGACACGGTCCATCACCAGAGAGTCCAGCATTGCTTGTTCCAAAGAACCCACCTACACAAAGCAAATGATATGGATATAATCAATACGATCAAGAATGAAACCTGATTAAGGTCAAACTGAAGCGGAAACTCCTGCCCTCTGCTGCTCTCACCTGCCAGTGCTGACCATACACCAGGATGTCTTTCTGTGCAACGTCAGCCCGGTCCCAGGCCAGGGCCATACTCAGCTGCTCTGATGGACTGGCTTTGGTTCCTATTTcccattcaataaaaaaataaacatccaGCAGGACccatttctctgcatttttatttgacaCATTTTTCCTAATATTGACCTTTCAGGAAAGAAAAAGTCTCAATCTAACATGGATTACCATTTTAATACGCCAGGAACTAGAAACATACAAAGCTGTGATTATTGTTGCTAAAAGTTTTGATTTCCTTAAAGAGGCAAGTCTATTAGCAACCAAAGAGAGAAAGCATGTACCCTTAAGAACAGAATTCAAAATGGCTGCATCAGTTGCCATCTGCTCGTCTGACTCAGAGTCGAAGATGGTGATCTGTTGGTCAAAGAGAcgatgtttgttgttgtttgtgtcATAAACCACACCAAACCTCTCTCTGTAGAACGCCCTACTCACTGAATGTCTGTGATCCATACATTGCTGGAGAAGAGTGTACAGGTGAGCAGCTTCAGTCCCCTCAACTCCAAACACATCTCCTATCCTACCCAGGAAGTCTTCTTTAATATCAGCATCCAACTGCCTTAAAGGGGGTTTGTGTTTAAAAGTCAAATTACAGTGCGGTGTAAAAGACAAACATAATAGAGCACACTTGTAAAGGGCAGGAAAAAGCATGCATGatttttaaactaaaatcaACATCTAAAATGTATGGCTTGAATTTGTGCTTAatctcctttactctgataccccttaatAAAAGCCAGTGCTACTAAGCACAATCAGTGTGCACTCCCCAAATATGGCCGTTATGCTAGACTTGCAAGAAAAATGGGTTACAAGAAATCTACAGGATGTCTTATTTACAGCTTCTAAAAcaccaatataaaaaaaaaaacaattgtgaaagaaggtgctctagtcagattagaaaaataagtttttggCAAgttgaaaagaagaagaatggaGACCAATGCAGGGCAATTCTAAAACAAAACCTGTTCTTctgaaaaagacttgaaacaTGAGTGGAGGTTCATCTTTAAGCAGGACAATAATCCTTGACATATACTCAGAGATACAATGCTGTAGAAATGACAGTCTAAATTCAGGGCTAAATGATCTGTACAAATGATCGCACACATCGTCCCTCATGAACTTGAGCTTTTTGATACAAATTTTCAGTCTCTTAATGACAGTCTTCAAAAAGAgttacagctgtaactgcagtgaaatttggtctatcatatacaggtccttctcaaaatattagcatattgtgataaagttcattattttccataatgtcatgatgaaaatttaacattcatatattttagattcattgcacactaactgaaatatttcagatcttttattgtcttaatacggatgattgtggcatacagctcatgaaaacccaaaattcctatctcacaaaattagcatatcattaaaagggtctctaaacaagctatgaacctaatcatctgaatcaacaagttaactctaaacacctgcaaaagattcctgaggcctttaaaactcccagcctggttcatcactcaaaaccccaatcatgggtaagactgccgacctgactgctgtccagaaggccactattgacaccctcaagcaagagggtaagacacagaaacacatttctgaacgaataggctgttcccagagtgctgtatcaaggcacctcagtgggaagtctgtgggaaggaaaaagtgtggcagaaaacgctgcacaacgagaagaggtgaccggaccctgaggaagattgtggagaagggccgattccagaccttgggggacctgcggaagcagtggactgagtctggagtagaaacatccagagccaccgtgcacaggcgtgtgcaggaaatgggctacaggtgccgcattccccaggtcaagccacttttgaaccagaaacagcggcagaagcgcctgacctgggctacagagaagcagcactggactgttgctcagtggtccaaagtactttttttcggatgaaagcaaattctgcatgtcattcggaaatcaaggtgccagagtctggaggaacactggggagaaggaaatgccaaaaatgccagaagtccagtgtcaagtacccacagtcagtgatggtctggggtgccgtgtcagctgctggtgtcggtccactgtgttttatcaagggcagggtcaatgcagctagctttcaggagattttggagcacttcaagcttccatctgctgaaaagctttatggagatgaagatttcatttttcagcacaacctggcacctgctcacagtgccaaaaccactggtaaatggtttactgaccatggcatcactgtgctcaattggcctgccaactctcctgacctgaaccctatagagaatctgtgggatattgtgaagagaacgttgagagactcaagacccaacactctggatgagctaaaggccgctatcgaagcatcctgggcctccataagacctcagcagtgccacaggctgattgcctccatgccacgccgcattgaagcagtcatttctgcaaaaggattcccgaccaagtattgagtgcataactgtacatgattatttgaaggttgacgttttttgtattaaaaacacgtttcttttattggtcggatgaaatatgctaattttgtgagataggaattttgggttttcatgagctgtatgccacaatcatccgtattaagacaataaaagacctgatatatttcagttagtgtgcaatgactctaaaatgtatgaatgttaaattttcatcatgacattatgggaaataatgaactttatcacaatatgctaatattttgagaagggcctGTAAATTACCAACAAAAACCCTGATGTTTATGGTTATAaggagacaaaatgtgaaaaggttcaacatattaaaataattatccCATTTCTTGCTCTTCCTATTAATTTGTTGgaacataaggaactgttatatAATtccatctttagaaacattattgaaaatgttAATTCCATATTTATTATTCCTCGGTATAAAATGCTGGCAAAATTTGACAttgcttttttcacattactGAAAATTGCATATTTTCCAACTAACTTTAGACATTTATGGCAATAATCAATCAGTGAAATGGTCCAATTTTCACTTGATTCTCTCTTCATTTCCTGTTTATTAAATGTGTCAAAACTGAAAACCACCTCATTTTATTGGTGTCTGAATGCATAGACAGATTGTTCTTTTATgctttaaaatcagaaaaaggttgaaaagaGACATTAGCTTGATGCATGTGTATAATCTTGTAATTACTTCCAGTTctttattttcaattcaaaacCTCCAGCTCCATTAAGGAACCTGAAtaagtttttttgtcttttaaggtAAAAGTTTGTTGCACTTAGaggttcaataaaaataaaaaaataggtcTTACAGTTCTGTAGCATGAGCCAAAACAGGAAATCATTATCAGCCAGTAAAAGCCTGATAGATGCACCTCTAACTGTCAACCCAAAACTGTGCTTGGTTTCGTTTTACACAAGCAAGTTAAGCTATATGACCTTCCCCCTGAGATAAACAACATAGAGATGACAACTACCAACATACCTATCATTAGCAGTCTGCTTGTGTAAGAAGGCGATGAGGTCGGCAGCCTTGCCCGACCCCTCAAATACAAACACTGGCACAGGGGGCACATTGCTAACATAATCCAACACTGTTGATACAATGGCAGGGCCTCCTTCCACCACCACACACAGTGCAGGCACTCCCTGGTTCAGTCCTGGGAGGAAGGAGGGAAGAATAAATACTGATGGTAAAATATAAGGCCAACTATTTTGGTTCTGAGGATTAGCCAAGATATTTCAAACTATTTTTCTTACTAAGTAATCAAATGAGGCAAATACAAATTAACAATATTACCACCAATGCAAATGTGCTACTGTTCATTTAGCCATTCTAAATTATAAATGAGCCTCtaaacagaatgattgtgtaccATCTGTGCAAATTTAACAACACAAAGACACTGACTCACGGGGGTGTATCTTCAGCAGCTGAATATGTTTCTCCAGTTTTCTCCTGAGGCCTTGCTGACCACCAGGTTTTCCCAACGTCCCATCATCCACCAACAGAAAGTGGGAATGGAAGCCATTAAGACAGGCTCGCTTGCTTAAAGGGTTTCCCAGTGGTTGGTAGGGTCTGAATACCTGAGCAGATGTTGAGTGAATGTGTCACAAAGAGACAAACATCATGCTGAGTATATGAACAAACATAGAGTACGTTTGAAACATGTTTTCACTGCTTCTACATTAGGAGGCTTGAAAAAGAGTTACTAACATCTCTGCCTATGAGGTCCATGTTGTTGTCAATCATTCCCCATGGTGTGATGCCAATCGTGTTTCTCTTCCTCAGGTTGTGGCCTCCAAATAACTTCACTGCCTCGCCCACATACTTAGACACACCTAGAGAGTGTATAAAGAGCATCagatgcagtgccttgcaaaaatattcacaccccttccACACTGTGCCAAATTATAATCATCTATTTTTATGAACTTCATATGGATTTAAGATATAGAATATAAAGTAGCACAAAATTaggaactgaaataaaaattatgccaggttttcaaaggtttttttttttttttcagattaacttctgaaaagtgtggtgtgcatttccAGACAACATGAATTAAGTCAACTGCAAACAAtcaccttcagaagtcacttaattagtaaataggcTCCCCTGCATGACATTtattccagctgttctgtgaaggcctcggaggtttgttagagaacataagtgaacaaacagcatcatgaagagcaAGGAACACGGCAGGCAGGTCATGGAgaaagttgtagagaagtttaaaacagggttaggttataaaaaaaatatcataaACTGTGTGCTGTTCAATCCAAAGTCCAGAAGTAGAAAAGGtatgcaaacctaccaagacatgtccCTTCACCTAAATTGACAACAGTgaggagagcattattcagagaaagAGCAAAGAGGCCcctggtagctctggaggagctgtagaagTCAACAGCTCAAGAGAGAGATAGGATAACTTTTAGTCATACAATCCACAAGGCTGGCCCTTACCCCACATattctggacacaaactgtCTAGACCCTGAAAAACAGTTGCCACAGAAACAGTTCCGTCTCCTTTCTCTCTGatgattaaaataacaaaataagcttATTTGCACTATCGCAACTGGCCGTTTTAATAAATAGGAATACAAATTGGGTGTACATACAGACATATGTACATATTGTttcttaactttattttatttcgtCTAAAGTTTATGTATTTCATGTTTGTCAAATTCAAATTTGACTATCAAGTCAAATGCCTTGCGTATGCagtcttggccaataaagctgattctgattatggaagaggggcaagaagaaaaccGTTGCTAAAAGAACAATGGTAAGAAGTCCCTTTTGCAGGTTACCACAAGCCttgtagaggacacagcaaacagatgcaacaaggtgctctggtcatatGAGACCAAAATCATttttctggcctacatgcaaactttGTGTGGAACACAGCTAACACTGCACCTCACCTCACTCTGAGAGCATCATCTGCACTATAAATGTGGTGGTGGAACCATCAcgttgtggggatgcttttcttcagcagacaaGGAAGCTgattagagttgatgggaagatggagagagCTCAACAGGACAATACTAGTAGAAGACTGGGACAGAAATTGacctcccagcaggaaaacaaccctaaacataaggCCAGAGCTCTAAGggaaaggtttagatcaaacaattttaagtattaaaaaactaaatcaatttttaaaaattacaaatatcAAAAGCTGATATTCATACACACTATCCATcccatctgactgagcttttgcagttttacaaagaagatGAGCAAATGTTTCAGGCTgcggatgtgcaaagctggtaaagagaTATTatacataccccaaaagacgtGCAGCTGTAGACTCAGGGGCTGACTACAAATACACGCCATACATAATCGTacaaatatttgaaaaccaggcatctttttcttctacttcacaattaagcACTACTTCATGTTGGACTACCATTTAAAACccctataaaatacattgaagtttaacTGTGAAAACGTTAAAGGGTCATGACTACATTTGTAAGGCCTTCTAAGTGTTTATATCATTGTTTTAGAGGAAATCTTTCCTGTACTTGCCTGTATTAATCCCATCAGTAAGTATCCATGCTCCTGTGCTTATGGCAGCCGTAATGAGCCCCTTACTGAAGGCCTGCTTCACTTTAGGGGGCAGGATAAAATTTTCTGACCCTCCGTGGACAGTCAGCAGTAGCTTTGGTCTCTCCATCTGCCATTCCCTCAGCATCAGCTGGAGCAGCGCCTCTGGCTTGGAGTCCATGCCCACGCGTACATACTGGAAGAACATGGCAATGCTCGAGATCCTGCTGCATTTCCCAAGTGCTTCTGATAAAACTGTCGTCACTACTGCAGATAGCATCTTTGCTTTCACAAAACATCTTAAATCTGCTTTCATCATACCAAACCAAAGTTTATACAACCATCAGCAATCTTATTGTGTAAATTTAGCAAATTTGGGCACAGAAAACCATTGAGTTAATGGATTTACAAACCTTTGCCCGACAGACACGTGTGGCGGTATCTTGAAAGTCTACAATCCCATAGGCGTCGGTGGGACTGGCTCTTGTATGAGCCTCCATGGACCACTCCTCCTCCATGCCCTGTCCAGGACTGGGATAGAGGGATGTCAGAGGACAGGACTCCTGCCAAGAGTGTTCCCCCATCAAGCGGCCACAGCAACATCTAATCAATGGATACAAGTTATTGGATGTGTCAGAACACTTTTTAGCTAGATTTGACAGATATTCTGTTTGAGAAACAAGGCTTTTACATTACAAAATTTCATCTGAGCAGCTACTGTCCTGATAAACAGAAGGTACACAATCATCCTCACTTGAGACATTTCACAATTTcgtgatttattttctttaaatcctAAATTCAGTGCAAGAGAAATTGTTTTGACCAGCTCTGGGTTTTGCCATTTTGTCCCAACCTACCTCCACATCACACTCTAAAACATACCATTTCATACTCATACACCTAAACCATCGCATAACAGTTGTTTTCTCTCGGTAGTTAAGTATGAAGGTAACTAACTTCTTCTGAATAATTGTATCAGTTCTTCACATTGTTGTTGAGGAGATCCGGCCCAGTCTTCCTTACAACATTGCCTCTGTTCACTAAATTAAGTGGACAACTCTTAAGGTCTCCATAGTATTTAAAATCACTTGaagggtctggactttgactgggccattgctacaatttgatttctttatttctcaACCATTCTTTTGCAGATTTGCTTCTGTGGCTGAGATCATTATTCTGTTGCATTGTGTGCCATTCTGAGATGATCTTCAGCTTCTAGAAAGatggaaaatatttcaatttgaaTTAGTTTGATATTCCAAGAGAGTGTTGTGGTTTATGCAAAGTGCCAATTTCCTGTGACTGAAAAACAAGCATTTATCTTCAACCCCTTTCACAGATTTGGTCGTTtacatacatgtttttttttcacaaaaacaatcTAACAGCAGTAGACCACTTGGTAATGAGCTTAACCCGGGTCATAGTAAGAGTTAATTAGTTCAATCAGGGGTCAGTaccaaaataaaaggaaatggaGTGTAACAAAGTTTtcaaaaaacattgaatttaAATATACTTgggatttgaaatgttttaagatTATCTCCATATTCCATAAATATACTTATATGGATAATATAACTGACACATGTTGCTTCAGGTACATagataagtaatgattttttatGGGTACCAAAGGTGTGACTGGGTCAAAGGGCGGAGTGACACAAGACTTGATGTTTATGTAACTTTACAAACCAAAGCCACAGTGATCTTAGACATGCAGAGGTTGTCCTGACGATTAGGTTTTGCAGGTTACTTTTTGTTAAATTACATTGTAATGTCACATGTTCTTGTTTATATTCACCTTGTCTTAAAATCTGATAAGTAACTAGATTTTTCTCTGAGGCTTAAAGCTAGGTTTGGAAAGAATGTGCACTTCTTAGAATAACcataaattaaacagtataataGCTTGGAtcagaaacataaaacaatggTGCTACACAATATCAGGAAACCATGCGACTGCAATATTATTTCTGGGCATGTAATGATGATATAAGTTGATATACATTCCCCTTTCTTCACCACCCGTTTGTTTCTCATCGGTCATATCATGTTTCCAACACTTGGACATCTTTGTCAGGTGTGGTCATCTACACCATTGAGACTCCAGCCGACAGGCTGAATATATTATTACATGCATCATTCGAAACAACATGTTGCAACACTGATACTGTCCACACCAATAATGTGATGATGATATATTTTTGATATATTGTGTAGCTAAAGCTATAAAAATAGTATACCTAGACAGAGCTTACGAATTTAAATGCTAGTTTCAAGGTTTTACTGGAACCTAACAAGAAAAAATTATGTACTGTTTTGGGGATTCATACCCTGAAATGTTCAAGGTTTtctaattgtttattttatttaggctGCTTCccaaaatgtataatttaatttaCATATTGCTGTTCTCAACCAATCTTTTCTTTGTCTATATTATTTCATTGAAATTGTGCCAGAATGAAGAAGGATTGTTTGCATATAATTTTAAAAGCCCAACTGACTAAGCTAGACTGCAACACGTCCTCCCCCTTTCCTATCTCCCACCCTTCCTCTTCCCCTCCCTTCGTCCTTGAGTctacatatttctgtttcatTATGTTTATCATGTTGctaacaatttttttcaaacaCACCCATTCTCTCATTCATTTACACATCTCTTGTACAGTTAATAACTTACTGACTAACTGCAGTTTGGGCATTTTAAAAATAGAGCACCAGTGAACGGGAAACAATGTGGGAGCAgaacaaagaaaccaaacagGGGAAATAGTAAAGATAAAAAGAAGACAGCGAATTCTACACAACAATAAACAAGAATGTCATTGACATGTAGACAGTAAGGTGGTGATGTCAGTGTGTGACAACAGACATAGAAAATAACAACAATTCATAAATAATACCTGATCAGGCTTTGGCACACTTGACATACTGGAATGCATCTGAGAGAAACAGGAAATGACACGTTATTAAAGAATCAACATGGTTCCCGGAAAAAACGGACTGACTGCCAAATGGTTCTGTTctgagaacatttttatttccagcCACCGCTGGAAACATTAAACTACATACAGTC harbors:
- the trpm6 gene encoding transient receptor potential cation channel subfamily M member 6 isoform X5 produces the protein MFYPQSAAMKGKSWIEETFFRRECIKFIPSSWDQHRCIPVCQVCQSLIRCCCGRLMGEHSWQESCPLTSLYPSPGQGMEEEWSMEAHTRASPTDAYGIVDFQDTATRVCRAKYVRVGMDSKPEALLQLMLREWQMERPKLLLTVHGGSENFILPPKVKQAFSKGLITAAISTGAWILTDGINTGVSKYVGEAVKLFGGHNLRKRNTIGITPWGMIDNNMDLIGRDVFRPYQPLGNPLSKRACLNGFHSHFLLVDDGTLGKPGGQQGLRRKLEKHIQLLKIHPRLNQGVPALCVVVEGGPAIVSTVLDYVSNVPPVPVFVFEGSGKAADLIAFLHKQTANDRQLDADIKEDFLGRIGDVFGVEGTEAAHLYTLLQQCMDHRHSITIFDSESDEQMATDAAILNSVLKGTKASPSEQLSMALAWDRADVAQKDILVYGQHWQVGSLEQAMLDSLVMDRVSFVKLLIDNGMTMSRFLTVDRLEELYNSPQGQTRRFLQHLVEDAKQICCGLHNHGDDCRHGSFPAGGHECPPKAGNA